A region of Labeo rohita strain BAU-BD-2019 unplaced genomic scaffold, IGBB_LRoh.1.0 scaffold_61, whole genome shotgun sequence DNA encodes the following proteins:
- the LOC127161307 gene encoding LOW QUALITY PROTEIN: serine/threonine-protein phosphatase 6 regulatory ankyrin repeat subunit C-like (The sequence of the model RefSeq protein was modified relative to this genomic sequence to represent the inferred CDS: deleted 1 base in 1 codon) gives MGILKISEQSLLVQAVFSQNAEMVDFLLEQKEDINELDQECRTALHAAAYVGGVYIMDLLISSGADVNAKDQEWLTPLHRAAASQNERSVELLLRKGAEVNAQDRFCQTALHVAAASRAIKCVDILIPYVNSLNVADRFGRTAVHHAVHSGHAETVTLLLNKGANMSARDIKDRQPIHLAAYLGRLEVVKLLVACSADVSCRDKQGFTPLHAAALGGHTEVVKYLLKHGAEIDESDRSGNSALHMVCYAGQEFVASALVNCGASVNHSNVQGCTPLHLSAASADGALCLELLVNNGADVNIPNKDGKSPLHMAAIHGHFTRSQILIQNGAKVKCVDKYGNTPLHSAAKHGHELLISLLLNNGGDVARRGNNGMTPLDLAVFYGFSDCCRKLLSSGFDINTVDSLGRTCLHIAASGGNVECLKLLLNSGADLSKKDYFGRSPLHYTSVNGSYLCTVALVKAGADVNELDVNGCSPLHYAAAVQTSHRVEQNCPDRQSSSDSDEEAQWCLEFLLHSGADPSLRDSKGFSPVHYAASCGDRHNLKFLIEMSFKCVEDVESCVPVSPFHLAAYNGHNEALQVLSETLVNVDIQDSRGHTALYMAALRGHGPCVELLLLQGASYTITEHIHRWTPLHASAANGQTDCLLMMLKRAEKNDIIDLMDVHGQTPLMLATLGSHIDCVHMLLERGSNPDTGDRRSRTALHRAAVVGSELCVSALLVHGAFALCRDVYGRTPLHLAASCGHAGLLHPFLHAALLSDPLDSLLDYSAYTPTHWAAYHGHSDCLEVLLEYRPSSFQEGNTFTPLHCALIAGHHGAAQLLVKTMGTKIMNLRDAKGRTPLQASAYAGNVTALQLALTCGSDVNSVDYTGRTALMIAAENGHTSAVDILLHQARTDLSLLDINRNSALHIACRRSQEMCALLILAEIDEPSLINTTNTALQTPLHIAARNGLATVVEVLLTRGATVLAIDKDGHTPALACAPNKDVADCLALIISTMMPFSAGTSCGISLMKHCGIAASHQPLSNSVPIQLITEEPQS, from the exons ATGGGAATATTAAAGATAAGCGAGCAG TCACTCCTGGTCCAGGCAGTATTTAGCCAGAATGCAGAAATGGTGGACTTTTTATTGGAACAAAAGGAAGACATCAATGAATTG GACCAAGAGTGCCGCACTGCATTGCATGCTGCTGCTTATGTGGGTGGTGTTTATATCATGGACCTTCTCATCAGTTCGG GTGCTGATGTTAATGCTAAAGACCAGGAGTGGCTGACTCCTCTGCATCGGGCAGCTGCCTCACAGAATGAA aGATCTGTTGAGCTGCTGCTGAGAAAGGGAGCCGAGGTGAACGCACAGGACAGGTTTTGTCAGACGGCACTGCATGTAGCTGCAGCCAGCAGAGCGATAAAGTGTGTAGATATTCTGATTCCTTATGTGAACAGTCTGAATGTAGCAGATCGCTTTGGGAGAACTGCTGTTCATCACGCAGTCCACAGTGGACATGCAGAG ACAGTGACCCTGCTCTTAAATAAAGGGGCCAACATGAGTGCCAGAGACATAAAGGACAGACAGCCTATCCATCTGGCTGCTTATCTAG GGCGTCTGGAGGTTGTGAAGCTCTTAGTAGCATGCAGTGCAGATGTGTCCTGCAGGGACAAGCAGGGATTTACCCCTCTACATGCGGCTGCTCTTGGTGGACACACTGAAGTGGTCAAGTACCTGCTGAAACATGGAGCAGAG attgaCGAATCAGATCGTTCTGGTAACAGTGCTCTCCATATGGTGTGTTACGCTGGGCAAGAGTTTGTAGCAAGTGCGCTGGTTAACTGTGGTGCTAGTGTTAACCATTCAAATGTACAAGGCTGCACACCGCTGCACCTGTCTGCTGCCTCCGCTGATGGAGCCCTGTGTCTGGAGCTGCTGGTCAATAACGGGGCAGATGTTAACATTCCG AATAAAGACGGGAAGAGTCCTTTGCATATGGCTGCCATTCACGGACACTTCACCCGTTCTCAGATACTCATTCAAAATG gTGCAAAGGTGAAGTGTGTTGATAAATATGGTAATACTCCTCTTCACTCTGCTGCTAAACATGGTCATGAGTTGCTCATCAGTTTACTCTTGAATAACGGTGGAGATGTGGCCAG GCGAGGCAATAATGGGATGACTCCATTGGATTTGGCAGTGTTTTACGGATTTTCAGACTGTTGCCGAAAGTTACTCTCCTCAG GGTTTGATATAAACACTGTGGACAGCCTCGGAAGGACATGTTTGCATATAGCTGCTTCAGGCGG aaatgTTGAATGTCTTAAGTTGTTGTTGAACAGTGGTGCTGATCTGAGTAAAAAGGACTATTTTGGAag GTCTCCTTTGCACTATACATCAGTGAATGGCTCATATCTGTGTACAGTGGCTCTGGTGAAAGCTGGAGCTGATGTTAATGAACTGGATGTGAATGGATGCAGTCCTCTGCACTACgcagctgctgttcaaaccTCACACAG AGTTGAGCAGAACTGTCCTGACAGACAGTCCAGCAGTGATAGTGATGAGGAAGCTCAGTG GTGTTTGGAGTTTCTTTTGCATAGTGGTGCTGATCCATCACTGCGTGACAGTAAAGGCTTCAGTCCAGTCCACTACGCAGCTTCCTGTGGTGACAGACACAACCTAAAATTT cttATAGAAATGTCTTTCAAATGTGTGGAAGATGTGGAGAGTTGTGTTCCTGTGAGCCCTTTTCACTTAGCG GCGTATAATGGTCACAATGAAGCTCTTCAGGTGCTGTCCGAAACACTTGTTAATGTAGATATACAAGACTCCAGGGGTCATACAGCTCTGTATATGGCTGCTCTAAGAGGTCACGGCCCCTGTGTGGAACTTCTGCTGCTTCAAGGGGCCTCATATACCATCACGGAGCACATCCACAGGTGGACACCCCTACATGCTTCAG CTGCCAATGGTCAAACTGACTGCCTGCTCATGATGTTGAAAAgagcagaaaaaaatgacataattgACCTCATGGACGTACATGGACA GACTCCCCTGATGTTGGCGACACTGGGCAGTCACATTGACTGTGTCCACATGCTGCTTGAGAGAGGAAGTAATCCAGACACTGGAGACAGAAGAAGCCGCACTGCGTTACATCGTGCA GCAGTAGTTGGTAGTGAATTATGTGTCTCAGCTTTACTGGTGCATGGAGCCTTTGCTCTGTGCAGGGACGTTTATGGCAGAACC CCCTTGCACTTGGCTGCCTCTTGTGGTCACGCAGGGCTGTTGCATCCTTTTCTTCATGCTGCATTGCTCTCAGACCCCCTTGACTCTCTGCTAGACTACAGTGCCTACACACCTACTCACTGGGCTGCTTACCATG GGCACTCTGACTGTCTAGAAGTTTTACTTGAATATAGACCATCAAGCTTTCAGGAAGGAAATACCTTTACACCACTGCACTGTGCACT AATTGCTGGGCACCATGGTGCTGCTCAGCTGCTTGTCAAAACTATGGGAACAAAAATCATGAACCTCAGAGACGCCAAAGGAAG AACTCCCTTACAGGCATCTGCATATGCAGGAAATGTCACAGCACTGCAGCTGGCGTTGACCTGTGGTTCAGATGTAAACTCAGTTGATTATACTGGACGCACTGCTTTAAtgattgctgctgaaaatgggcATACTTCTGCTGTCG ATATCTTGCTTCATCAGGCCAGGACAGACCTCTCACTGTTGGACATCAACAGAAACTCAGCACTTCATATTGCCTGTAGAAGA AGTCAAGAAATGTGTGCTCTTCTCATTCTGGCGGAGATTGATGAGCCCTCTCTCATCAATACCACAAACACTGCACTCCAAAC GCCTCTGCATATTGCAGCAAGAAATGGTCTTGCTACTGTGGTTGAGGTGCTGCTTACTCGAGGTGCAACAGTTCTGGCTATAGATAAAGATG
- the cnpy2 gene encoding protein canopy homolog 2, producing MENHFYIVIVCALMSVHLLLVQGARQGQDIKCGACRALVDEMEWAISQIDPKKMIQTGSFRINPDGSQSVKEVPFSRSESHLLELMEEVCEKMNDYGERVDPATNRKTYVRHTSRDGTAMDLSDVAFDSRVSSSLKFACETIVEQHEDELIEFFAHETDNVKDKLCSKRTDLCDHALKIPHDEL from the exons ATGGAAAACCATTTTTACATTGTTATCGTCTGTGCACTGATGTCTGTGCACCTATTGTTAGTCCAAGGAGCCAGACAGGGTCAAGACATAAAATGTGGAG CATGCAGGGCATTAGTTGATGAAATGGAATGGGCCATATCGCAAATCGATCCTAAGAAAATGATCCAGACTGGATCATTTAGAATTAATCCTGATGGCAGTCAGTCAGTAAAAGAG GTTCCCTTTTCTCGCTCTGAGAGTCATCTGCTTGAACTGATGGAAGAGGTTTGTGAGAAGATGAATGATTACGGTGAACGTGTTGACCCTGCCACCAATCGAAAGACATACGTGAGACATACATCCCGTGATGGCACTGCCATGGACCTTTCTGATGTGGCCTTTGACTCCAGAGTCAGCTCTAGTTTAAAGTTTGCT TGTGAAACTATTGTTGAGCAACATGAGGATGAACTTATTGAATTCTTTGCTCATGAGACTGACAACGTTAAAGACAAGCTCTGCAGTAAGAGGACAG ATCTTTGTGACCATGCTCTGAAGATACCGCATGATGAGTTATAA